A section of the Phaseolus vulgaris cultivar G19833 chromosome 8, P. vulgaris v2.0, whole genome shotgun sequence genome encodes:
- the LOC137824440 gene encoding UV-B-induced protein At3g17800, chloroplastic-like: protein MERSVSNNHHFHLRTMLTPSQPPPSSFKIQLGSFPKGLTVRASAGRRHCECSSLHAPLEPRSLVGKFLGGMLQNRRQLFHMVVKEELKMLNDDRDSAIARMVISQDSDEALLHRRIAKVKEDESMDAISDVMYLLILHKFSEIRVHLVPKLSSCLYNGRLELLPSKDWELESIHSTEVLEIIRQHVSTVTGLKLNPSVRDSWETTPIGQHWLARVYVASILYGYFLKSVSLRYTLEKSLSSSNHGLHPGQKTSPSFHDMYRYMSKDVMLGNKNDIQSVWHDLIKQEEGIEDIKCNVTSFHPESLQKFAKLRSKEAVQLVESHSNALFGNGKSGLSQHDDVILTSFSSLRRLVLEAIAFGSFLWETEDYIDNLYKLKDHEE, encoded by the exons ATGGAAAGAAGTGTCTCCAACAACCACCACTTCCACCTTAGGACCATGCTCACGCCTTCACAGCCACCACCATCTTCGTTCAAAATCCAGTTGGGATCGTTCCCGAAAGGTTTGACGGTGAGGGCAAGTGCGGGAAGGAGGCACTGCGAGTGCAGCAGCCTCCACGCGCCCCTTGAGCCACGCTCCCTTGTGGGGAAGTTTCTCGGCGGCATGTTGCAGAATCGCCGCCAGCTGTTCCACATGGTTGTCAAGGAAGAGTTGAAGATGTTGAATGACGATAGAGACTCTGCTATTGCTCGGATGGTTATCAGTCAGGACTCTGATGAAGCCTTGCTTCACAG GAGGATTGCAAAAGTGAAGGAGGATGAGAGTATGGATGCAATATCAGATGTAATGTATTTGCTGATTTTACACAAGTTTTCTGAGATCAGGGTTCATTTGGTTCCAAAGCTTTCTAGTTGTCTATACAATGGAAGACTAGAGCTATTGCCTTCTAAGGATTGGGAGCTGGAGTCTATTCACAGCACGGAAGTTTTGGAGATCATAAGGCAGCATGTCAGTACTGTAACAGGCTTGAAATTAAATCCTAGTGTAAGGGATAGTTGGGAAACCACTCCTATTGGACAACACTGGCTTGCCCGAGTCTATGTTGCCTCCATATTATATGGTTACTTTCTGAAGTCAGTTTCATTGAGGTACACCCTAGAGAAAAGTCTTTCTTCATCCAACCATGGTCTTCATCCAGGTCAGAAAACTTCCCCTTCATTTCATGACATGTATCGATACATGTCAAAAGATGTGATGCTTGGCAACAAGAATGACATACAATCTGTATGGCATGATTTAATCAAGCAGGAAGAGGGAATTGAGGATATAAAATGTAATGTTACGAGCTTTCACCCTGAATCATTGCAGAAGTTTGCAAAACTGAGATCTAAGGAAGCTGTGCAGTTGGTAGAGAGTCATAGTAATGCCCTTTTTGGAAATGGGAAATCTGGTTTGTCTCAGCATGATGATGTTATTTTAACTTCATTTTCTAGTCTGAGGAGGCTAGTCTTGGAGGCTATTGCATTTGGATCCTTCCTGTGGGAGACAGAAGATTATATTGACAATCTGTATAAGCTTAAAGATCATGAGGAGTAA
- the LOC137825482 gene encoding probable glucan endo-1,3-beta-glucosidase A6 has protein sequence MAMLLFIPLLLSFILLFSISTATFSPQPGICYGQLGDNLPPARQSVSHLTSLHAKRVKLYDANPAILHALQHTRLQVSVMVPNDLIMNISSNQTLADKWVSSNVAAFLPNTRIRYILVGNEIISSTTNATWRHVVPAMRRIKHALKSLGIRKVKVGTSSAMDVLQTSFPPSNAAFREDIAVPVMKPMLKFLNRTKSFFFLDVYPFFAWSSDPVNINLDYALFESNNITVTDPGSGLVYTNLFDQMVDAVYFAMEKLGFPGIRIFVAETGWPNGGDLDQIGANVYNAATYNRNFIKKVTRKPRVGTPARPGSLLPSFLFALFNENQKSGPGTERHFGLLHPNGSRVFDIDLSGKTPESDFQPLPAPENNEKFKGKIWCVAARRDNVTELAAALSYACSQGNGTCDPIQTRGKCFKPGSVFWHASYAFSAYWAQFKKIGATCYFNGLATQTAKDPSYGSCKFPSVTL, from the exons ATGGCTATGCTTCTTTTCATTCCTCTGTTACTATCTTTCATTTTACTGTTCAGCATTTCAA CTGCAACGTTCTCCCCACAACCCGGAATCTGCTACGGCCAGCTCGGCGACAACCTTCCGCCGGCGCGACAATCCGTCTCCCACCTAACCTCCCTTCACGCGAAGCGCGTGAAGCTCTACGATGCCAACCCGGCGATCCTCCACGCGCTTCAGCACACGCGCCTCCAAGTCTCCGTCATGGTGCCCAACGACCTCATCATGAACATCTCCTCCAACCAAACGCTCGCCGACAAATGGGTGTCGTCGAACGTCGCAGCCTTCCTCCCCAACACCCGCATCCGTTACATCCTCGTCGGGAACGAAATCATCAGCAGCACCACCAACGCCACGTGGCGCCACGTCGTCCCCGCCATGCGCCGCATCAAACACGCCCTCAAATCCCTTGGGATCCGTAAAGTGAAGGTCGGAACCTCCTCCGCCATGGACGTGCTCCAAACCTCTTTCCCTCCCTCAAACGCTGCGTTTCGTGAAGACATAGCTGTTCCCGTCATGAAACCCATGTTGAAGTTCCTCAACCGAACCAAATCCTTTTTCTTCTTAGACGTTTACCCTTTCTTCGCATGGTCCTCTGATCCGGTTAATATAAACCTCGATTACGCGCTATTTGAATCCAATAATATTACAGTAACGGATCCGGGTTCGGGTTTGGTTTACACCAACCTCTTCGACCAGATGGTGGACGCTGTTTATTTCGCAATGGAAAAACTTGGTTTTCCGGGTATTCGGATCTTTGTAGCGGAAACGGGTTGGCCCAATGGCGGGGACCTTGACCAGATTGGAGCGAATGTCTACAACGCTGCCACTTACAACCGAAATTTCATAAAAAAGGTTACGAGAAAACCGCGTGTTGGGACCCCGGCTCGACCGGGTTCGCTTCTTCCGTCTTTTTTGTTCGCTCTTTTTAATGAAAACCAGAAATCGGGTCCGGGCACGGAGCGCCACTTCGGGTTGCTGCACCCAAACGGGTCCAGGGTTTTTGACATTGATTTGTCGGGGAAGACGCCGGAGTCGGACTTCCAGCCGCTTCCGGCGCCGGAGAATAACGAAAAATTTAAGGGGAAAATATGGTGCGTGGCGGCGCGCCGGGATAATGTGACGGAGCTGGCGGCGGCTCTCTCGTACGCGTGCTCGCAAGGGAATGGCACGTGCGACCCGATCCAAACAAGAGGGAAGTGCTTTAAACCCGGTTCGGTTTTCTGGCACGCGAGCTATGCCTTCAGTGCTTATTGGGCGCAGTTTAAGAAGATTGGTGCAACTTGTTACTTCAATGGCCTTGCCACACAAACAGCAAAAGATCCAA GTTATGGATCTTGCAAGTTCCCAAGTGTGACACTTTGA